One region of Nitrospinaceae bacterium genomic DNA includes:
- the liaR gene encoding transcriptional regulatory protein LiaR produces the protein MNNKSILLVDDEMIILKTISHVLKKQGYFVNTASDGKEGLRKFTDVPCDLVITDLIMEGVDGIQFSKAIKKINPVTEIVILTGYPSLTSAIDALKLGACDYLLKPCQTQELLNSVDECLQQQKCKTSIERKTSNLNRLMHKAGLTSREIEICHLIKKGLANSEISSQLNISLNTTKNHIKQIHDKLQVSRRAQLVSLLNQ, from the coding sequence ATGAATAATAAATCTATTTTGCTGGTTGACGACGAAATGATCATCTTGAAGACGATTTCCCATGTTCTCAAAAAGCAGGGTTATTTTGTAAATACGGCCTCAGATGGAAAAGAAGGGCTTCGAAAATTTACTGATGTCCCATGCGATTTGGTAATCACTGATCTGATAATGGAAGGTGTGGATGGCATTCAATTTTCCAAGGCCATAAAAAAAATAAATCCTGTCACTGAAATAGTAATTCTTACAGGTTACCCTTCCCTGACTTCTGCAATAGATGCCTTAAAATTAGGGGCATGCGACTATCTTCTTAAGCCCTGCCAGACACAAGAATTGCTCAACAGTGTTGACGAATGTCTGCAACAACAGAAATGCAAAACTTCCATAGAAAGAAAAACCTCCAATCTAAACCGATTAATGCATAAAGCCGGTTTAACCAGCCGCGAAATAGAAATCTGCCATTTGATTAAAAAGGGATTGGCCAATTCCGAAATTTCTTCCCAATTAAATATCAGCCTGAACACGACAAAAAACCATATCAAACAGATTCACGATAAACTTCAAGTGTCCAGACGGGCACAGCTTGTATCCTTGCTCAATCAGTGA